One Coffea arabica cultivar ET-39 chromosome 5e, Coffea Arabica ET-39 HiFi, whole genome shotgun sequence DNA segment encodes these proteins:
- the LOC113687326 gene encoding protein ANTAGONIST OF LIKE HETEROCHROMATIN PROTEIN 1-like: MDKEGDEQKTKKRKVVVANYMVTVATLVVWWHEKHIVKEPYLDFKVAREIYLRRLYYGNNRVCVEQLRLNKHCFTVLCTNLREHCGLRDTRNITVEEAVAMFLYVLAHNFKNRTVNFNFIRSGETVSRYFNIVLCAIIKLGRHYLIQPETEMEGYEHEKWEWFQDCLGALDGTYVKVHVLLRDQGRYRNRKNEIATNVLGVCSRDMRFTYVLPGWEGSAADSRVLRDALD, from the exons ATGGATAAGGAAGGAGACgagcaaaaaacaaaaaagagaaaagtggtaGTTGCAAATTATATGGTAACAGTAGCCACATTAGTAGTTTGGTGGCATGAGAAACATATAGTAAAGGAGCCTTACTTGGACTTTAAAGTAGCACGTGAAATATATCTAAGGCGTCTTTACTATGGAAACAATAGAGTTTGTGTAGAGCAACTTAGACTCAATAAACATTGTTTTACTGTTTTATGTACAAATTTAAGAGAGCATTGTGGGTTGAGGGATACAAGAAATATTACTGTTGAAGAAGCAGTTGCAATGTTTCTCTATGTTCTTGCTCATAACTTTAAGAATCGCACTGTCAATTTTAATTTCATAAGATCAGGTGAGACAGTTAGTCGATACTTTAATATAGTTCTATGTGCTATCATAAAATTGGGGAGACACTATCTTATCCAGCCTGAAACGGAAATGGAAGGTTACGAGCATGAAAAGTGGGAATGGTTTCAG GATTGTCTTGGAGCGTTAGACGGTACTTATGTTAAAGTACATGTTCTTCTTAGAGATCAAGGAAGATATAGGAATAGGAAGAATGAGATAGCAACAAATGTTTTAGGTGTATGCTCCCGTGACATGAGATTTACATATGTATTGCCTGGATGGGAAGGTTCTGCAGCAGATAGTAGAGTTCTACGGGATGCGTTAGATTAG